The proteins below come from a single Bacteroidota bacterium genomic window:
- a CDS encoding gliding motility-associated C-terminal domain-containing protein, with protein sequence MKKQLLALIILSNLVLLFTNNATAADRFWVEGSGNWDNSQHWSSKSGGKGGMSIPTENDNVIFDENSFTVSNQHVFVSATSVCKNFSWKQGTPYPFFEGQSNLNIHGSFELNQEVNFLFSGDIFFKSESKGNTINTKDILLNSNVFFIGKKGEWKLEGNFFNQKSIYFETGYFSSNNNFIKAKTVQIKGKKANVDFGKSKIILEQIPIGFNAKSVNVKFPPDFIYTQKNQTHNNGANSLLQVDSIKYTIISPSCNNSSEGPATNGSINITNVYGACGNLGFEWTGGTLGAGIAYGNPLTNIGPGNYLVLITDSCDMSQFPAFITVNAPNPLAVNFAKKVPTCFGYCNGWINVTPLSGAGTAPYTYLWLDGQTQKLDTALCVTPSTSVTVTDFNGCSKTFPTSLVQPQLLTPNITPTNISCFGFCNGQALANPLGGTGTINGQPATASPGGYDYLWGGSQTTPGISNLCPGSYTVTVTDDSLCVGIQSITITEPDPLVLNPLSSNVTCGGACDGEASVSPIGGTSPYNFAWTATVPGVFSGSALTSLCPGTYTVIVSDNNACNDTVVFVITEPAPLLLSINGTNVICNGNCDGSASGTPTGGTGPFNMVWTNSSNIVLSNTTGLNSSINNLCPDTYSLSVTDAQGCTVSGSIDIIEPSILIANASSTDISCFGSCDGTANVNISGGTPGYTSIWSNAVSGSPITALCEGQFSVIVTDQNNCQVFDTVFVNEPALLTVFVNDDDVSCSGVCDGQLTANVSGGTGTYFYNWSNSQTTQTASSLCINTYSVIVSDNNGCTASASAEVINPTTIVPNVTVNNITCFGLCNGTATANPSGGTGPYSFLWNMIPNQIGQTAINLCAGVAYTVTVTDVFGCFQQQTVTLTQPPVFNSTAALVQVDCFGNCTGSITLSLSGATPPYNVSWNTNPVQSGNQAINLCMGSYTATITDNLGCVYMHTENISEPVIMQASATFTNVNCFGICDGTATANATGGSGAYSYSWNTNPPQFTQSISNLCPGLYTVIISDANGCLDSTNVTITQPLVLNASVTNASASCNTVCDGQATVSVGGGTAPYSYLWNTPIPQTTPTAIFLCVGTHSVTVTDSKGCSIVLQVQISPLVNITINSTGTGISCFGACDAQATATGFGGLNPYTYSWNTPIVQTTQTATGICAGPVTVTVTDANGCSHSADTVFINPPVLTLNFSNVVDAICGSTCNGSAFANAAGGSGTLAYEWNSTPIQATASANNLCSGYQVVTITDQNACSIVDSVFIDAPMLIDPAPNITNATCGNTDGEILLNTSGGTPSYSYLWSNGQTGNPATNLAAAVYWVQITDNVSCIDTFFIIVNSVSGPQITSSTTPASCNGVCDGTASVVANSGLAPYTYSWFSGPTTELVSNLCAGVQFVTVTDANLCVTSVSDTVNQPNQIVGNPIVTNVSCNGFCNGSVFLSPSGGNGGPYTFLWSNGSTNPFRSNLCPGNYPVSITDINGCSVNLTINVGAATMINPNPLSTNINCNGSCNGLANVNPSGGQAPYSFSWFPTGPNGPSNTGLCPGSYQVTITDANGCNVNQIFTITEPAGLAGNISKTDLNCFENCNGTASVTATGGSGIYTYFWLSTGQTTSSIANLCKGNYSVSICDSLSPGCCITLNINITEPDLLTLNATGTDLLCNSVCSGTLNAVASGGTGPYNYSWLPLGLSGSAQSGICAGNYTVTVSDANGCASNASVVIAQPSAILLNQSSTNASCFGICDGTASVSPIGGTGSYTYLWTPDGQSTSSIAGLCSDSYNVQVTDINGCVATQSFNITEPLEITATSTSNIATCGICDGSATVFPVGGVGGPFTFLWDDPAQQTTATATNLCAGLYNVTITDASLCSILFSVAVSNNGGPLTSHVFTDALCFGACNGTATVTASGPNNPFSYNWTPGSNTSPSAINLCAGIHFVQVADTLGCITFETITIGEPEPVQGNPIINNVSCQGVCDGAILLNTSGGNGSYNYTWSGGLSNSASQSGLCIGTYTVQIEDGNNCIGNESILIQVPGPLQVSGTNTNVSCNGYMNGTATVNITGGTSPYSVTWSTGPVVITSGIATVSGLAPGTYSAQVVDANGCNGAFSYTITEPSIITVNSTITQITCNGSCNGSISIVNSGGTGPYTINWSTGFSGNTLSNLCPGLYNVTVTDASGCSRVSSFNITQPNILTASAGGSNVSCYGACNGTGLITPTGGTAPYFYLWSPGGYTSENPSGLCAGNYSIIVTDANGCNYNTALTLTQPAAITDNFTVTSPPCNICNGEATVSPLGGSGAPYDISWSNSDIGNTAVNLCAGLYTVNITDNSGCMQNFTVPVSNENGPVVIATSNNASCNTNCDGSSTLSVSGGTPGYTYSWTSNPSTSENAIGLCAGTYYATVTDIVGCITINTVIISESTIIQANASSISADCGVCDGSAGVNPIGGVGPYSYIWSNNETSSSIAGLCAGLYSVLITDANGCSITENIAVTNSNGPTGASQTTTNVSCYGSLDGGVTIFPSGGTTPYYYSWTPGGYTSNTISNASAGVYNVQVMDANSCIMNVTVTINGPSEIIANPSFIEPDCGDTNGEITLTPTGGAAPYTYLWAIGGQSTPTITGLGAALYPVTITDAMSCSKNDTIALSNTNGPVLVISSSNTTCNGSCNGSASVAVSNGSGDYSIVWSNGIASNSISSLCPGNYIVTVTDNVLGCISFATATITQPASIIFGFSSTTGVSCESGCDGTAVVFPTGGILPYSYSWNFGSQITQTATGLCVGSNIVSVTDANGCTAGQTVVINTKPPILITASTTNANCGECDGSAVIDVSGGTGPYTYLWSNNNTTITSIDLCSGVYSVQVTDAIGCSESINVNISDNGGPTGENSNVTDVSCFGLSDGSAVVNPVGGVSPYSYLWIPGAQTTNTISAASAGNYSLEITDANGCKRVASVDILQPSQISVNSFITNSSCTVCNGSINLIVSGGAGGYTYNWTSGGQTTSSLTGLCAGLYNVIISDANGCSESLNIAVSNTNGPTASITSTAVNCFGVCDGSATVLASGGSGTYNYLWTPGAFNASTAINLCAGTYFVEVQDAVSGCITFMSTSLTNPNQLSLSSPNVINVSCGGICDGQATIIASGGVLPYSYNWGSGSNTNLCAGSYPVTVTDFNGCTASQNLTINEPVPIVINLTTIIDPTCSNVNNGSINVTITGGSTPYIFEWGGSSNSTLEDINDLFEGSYSLSVTDQMGCKKDTLIMLNPLLQVSALALSDTTYCVGRGPVFLTGRGGSTFTWYTLPDRIQVSKDSIFQVNPSAGVHQYLLAAEVGQCVAFDTVTVTVNASPEVNAGLDASIIAGTSLTIGGSPTSSPGNTYLWSPSESLDNALIANPSVTPANSAIYHITVTDQNGCVSNDSVLVSVIPKIIVTNGITPNGDGLNDTWIIDNIQFFPESIVEVYNRWGEMLFRSNPGYTNPWNGTYNGGGVPVGTYYYVINLHDDRFEPLTGPITIMR encoded by the coding sequence TTGAAAAAACAGCTACTAGCCCTAATAATCCTATCAAATTTAGTATTACTTTTTACAAATAATGCAACAGCTGCAGATCGATTTTGGGTAGAAGGATCTGGAAATTGGGATAATTCCCAACATTGGTCATCAAAATCAGGCGGAAAAGGGGGAATGTCAATTCCTACTGAGAATGATAACGTAATATTTGATGAAAATTCTTTTACAGTTTCTAATCAGCATGTATTTGTATCTGCAACTTCTGTTTGTAAAAATTTTTCCTGGAAACAAGGGACTCCTTATCCTTTTTTTGAAGGCCAATCCAATTTAAATATTCATGGATCATTTGAATTAAATCAAGAAGTTAATTTTTTATTTTCCGGGGATATTTTCTTTAAGTCAGAATCCAAAGGAAATACAATAAATACAAAGGATATATTACTTAATTCAAATGTTTTTTTTATTGGTAAAAAGGGTGAATGGAAACTTGAGGGTAATTTTTTCAATCAAAAATCTATTTACTTTGAAACAGGTTATTTTAGCTCAAACAATAATTTTATAAAGGCTAAAACAGTACAAATCAAGGGAAAAAAGGCAAATGTTGATTTTGGTAAATCAAAAATTATACTCGAACAAATTCCCATAGGGTTTAATGCAAAATCTGTTAACGTAAAGTTTCCCCCAGACTTTATTTACACCCAAAAAAATCAAACCCACAACAACGGTGCAAACTCTTTACTTCAAGTAGATAGCATTAAGTATACAATTATTTCTCCAAGCTGTAATAACTCTTCGGAAGGTCCTGCTACAAATGGATCAATTAACATAACAAATGTGTATGGGGCATGCGGAAATCTTGGTTTTGAATGGACTGGAGGCACTTTAGGCGCAGGCATTGCATATGGCAACCCATTAACTAATATTGGGCCGGGTAATTACCTTGTTTTGATTACTGATTCATGTGATATGAGTCAATTTCCTGCATTTATAACTGTTAATGCTCCAAATCCTCTTGCTGTTAACTTCGCTAAAAAAGTTCCTACCTGTTTTGGTTATTGTAATGGCTGGATTAATGTAACGCCCTTATCGGGGGCTGGAACCGCTCCTTATACATACTTATGGCTAGATGGACAAACCCAGAAATTAGATACCGCATTATGTGTAACACCATCTACATCCGTTACTGTTACCGATTTCAATGGTTGTTCCAAAACATTTCCTACAAGCCTTGTACAACCACAACTTTTAACTCCAAATATTACACCCACAAATATCTCTTGTTTTGGGTTTTGCAATGGTCAGGCATTAGCAAACCCATTAGGTGGAACCGGAACTATTAATGGACAACCAGCAACAGCTTCCCCTGGAGGTTATGATTATTTATGGGGAGGTTCACAAACTACTCCTGGAATTTCAAATCTTTGCCCTGGTTCTTATACGGTTACTGTTACAGATGATTCATTATGTGTAGGAATTCAAAGTATAACAATTACAGAGCCTGATCCTCTTGTTCTAAATCCTTTATCTTCAAATGTAACTTGTGGTGGTGCTTGTGATGGAGAAGCATCGGTGAGTCCAATTGGTGGAACAAGCCCCTATAATTTTGCCTGGACTGCAACCGTTCCTGGTGTTTTTTCAGGATCCGCTTTAACTAGCCTTTGCCCTGGGACTTATACTGTTATTGTGAGCGATAATAATGCATGTAATGATACAGTTGTTTTCGTTATTACCGAGCCGGCTCCCCTATTGTTGTCTATTAATGGAACCAATGTGATTTGCAATGGCAATTGTGATGGTTCCGCTTCCGGTACGCCAACGGGTGGTACCGGTCCTTTTAACATGGTTTGGACTAACAGTTCCAATATCGTTCTCTCAAATACTACTGGCCTGAACTCCTCAATAAATAATCTTTGTCCTGATACATATTCTCTTTCAGTTACGGATGCTCAAGGTTGTACTGTTAGTGGAAGTATTGACATAATTGAGCCTAGTATTTTAATCGCCAATGCCAGTTCTACTGATATTAGCTGTTTTGGTTCATGTGATGGTACAGCAAATGTTAATATTTCCGGTGGAACCCCAGGCTATACCTCAATTTGGTCTAATGCTGTTTCTGGCAGCCCAATAACAGCATTATGTGAAGGGCAATTTTCAGTTATTGTTACCGATCAAAACAATTGTCAGGTCTTTGATACTGTTTTTGTAAATGAACCAGCTTTGCTTACAGTTTTTGTAAATGATGATGATGTTAGTTGTTCAGGAGTTTGCGATGGTCAGTTAACAGCAAATGTTAGCGGGGGGACAGGAACTTATTTTTACAATTGGAGTAACTCTCAAACAACACAAACTGCCAGTAGCTTATGTATTAATACTTACAGCGTTATTGTTTCTGATAACAATGGTTGTACTGCTAGTGCCTCGGCAGAAGTAATAAACCCAACTACAATTGTTCCAAATGTTACTGTAAACAACATTACTTGTTTCGGTTTATGCAATGGAACTGCTACAGCAAATCCAAGTGGTGGTACTGGTCCCTATAGTTTTTTATGGAATATGATTCCAAACCAGATTGGACAAACTGCAATAAACCTTTGTGCTGGTGTTGCTTATACTGTTACTGTAACAGATGTATTTGGATGTTTTCAGCAACAAACAGTAACTTTAACGCAACCTCCAGTATTCAATTCAACAGCTGCCTTAGTGCAGGTTGATTGTTTTGGAAACTGCACTGGCTCAATAACATTATCACTTTCAGGAGCTACACCCCCATACAATGTTAGCTGGAATACTAATCCGGTTCAATCCGGAAACCAAGCCATTAATCTTTGTATGGGTTCATACACAGCAACCATTACAGATAATCTGGGATGTGTTTACATGCATACTGAAAATATTTCAGAGCCTGTAATAATGCAAGCTTCAGCAACTTTCACCAATGTAAATTGTTTTGGAATATGTGATGGAACTGCTACAGCTAATGCAACTGGAGGTTCTGGAGCATATTCTTATTCCTGGAATACAAATCCTCCTCAATTTACCCAATCAATATCCAATCTTTGTCCGGGACTTTACACTGTTATTATTTCAGATGCGAATGGATGTTTAGATTCAACAAACGTTACCATTACCCAGCCATTGGTACTAAATGCCAGTGTAACTAATGCCTCAGCAAGTTGTAATACAGTTTGTGACGGACAAGCTACTGTTAGCGTTGGAGGAGGAACTGCTCCCTATAGTTATCTTTGGAATACTCCAATTCCTCAAACTACACCAACTGCCATTTTCTTGTGTGTTGGTACTCATTCTGTAACGGTTACTGACTCAAAAGGATGTTCTATAGTATTGCAGGTACAGATTAGCCCATTGGTAAATATTACCATTAACAGTACCGGTACAGGTATAAGTTGTTTTGGTGCATGTGATGCTCAGGCTACTGCAACTGGTTTTGGGGGTTTAAATCCTTATACTTATAGTTGGAATACTCCAATTGTTCAAACAACTCAAACAGCTACCGGTATTTGCGCTGGACCGGTTACAGTTACAGTTACAGATGCCAATGGATGTTCACATTCTGCTGATACTGTTTTCATTAATCCTCCAGTACTTACATTAAATTTTTCCAATGTTGTAGATGCCATTTGTGGCTCAACCTGTAATGGTAGTGCTTTTGCAAATGCAGCCGGAGGAAGTGGAACTTTAGCTTATGAATGGAATAGCACTCCCATTCAAGCTACAGCATCAGCTAACAATTTATGCTCAGGTTACCAGGTGGTTACAATTACAGATCAAAATGCTTGTTCGATTGTTGATAGTGTTTTTATTGATGCCCCTATGTTAATAGATCCAGCACCAAACATTACCAATGCAACATGTGGAAATACGGATGGGGAAATTTTATTAAATACTTCTGGAGGAACTCCTTCCTATTCCTATTTATGGAGTAATGGCCAAACAGGAAATCCTGCTACAAACCTTGCTGCTGCTGTTTATTGGGTTCAAATTACAGACAATGTTTCTTGTATTGATACTTTCTTTATAATTGTTAATTCTGTTTCTGGTCCACAAATTACCTCTTCCACAACGCCAGCCAGTTGCAATGGTGTTTGTGATGGTACAGCCTCTGTGGTTGCTAATAGTGGTTTAGCACCTTATACCTATAGCTGGTTTTCAGGGCCAACCACTGAACTGGTGAGTAATTTGTGTGCTGGAGTTCAATTTGTTACTGTTACAGATGCAAACCTTTGTGTAACCAGTGTTTCTGATACTGTAAACCAGCCCAATCAAATTGTGGGTAATCCAATTGTAACCAATGTTAGCTGTAATGGATTTTGCAACGGATCTGTTTTTTTAAGTCCTTCGGGCGGTAATGGCGGGCCCTATACATTTTTATGGTCCAATGGTTCCACAAATCCTTTCAGGTCAAATCTTTGTCCTGGTAATTATCCTGTTTCTATTACAGATATTAATGGTTGTTCTGTTAACCTTACAATAAATGTTGGGGCGGCTACTATGATAAATCCTAACCCCCTAAGTACAAACATAAATTGTAATGGCTCGTGTAATGGACTTGCAAATGTAAATCCATCAGGAGGGCAAGCGCCTTATTCCTTTTCTTGGTTTCCAACAGGACCTAATGGTCCTTCAAATACAGGTTTGTGTCCTGGTTCATATCAAGTTACAATTACTGATGCAAATGGTTGTAATGTAAATCAAATATTCACTATCACTGAACCTGCTGGATTAGCTGGAAACATTTCTAAAACTGATTTAAATTGTTTTGAAAACTGCAATGGAACCGCTTCAGTAACAGCAACAGGTGGTTCTGGTATCTATACATATTTCTGGCTGTCAACAGGACAAACTACTTCTTCTATCGCTAATCTTTGTAAAGGAAATTATTCAGTAAGCATTTGCGATTCGCTTTCCCCCGGTTGCTGTATAACATTAAACATAAATATTACTGAGCCTGATTTATTAACACTCAATGCCACAGGTACAGATTTGTTATGTAATAGTGTTTGTTCAGGTACACTCAATGCAGTGGCTTCCGGAGGAACAGGTCCATATAATTATTCATGGTTGCCCTTAGGATTATCTGGCTCTGCTCAAAGTGGAATTTGCGCAGGTAATTATACTGTAACTGTATCAGATGCAAATGGTTGTGCCAGCAATGCTTCTGTGGTTATAGCTCAACCTTCTGCTATACTTTTAAATCAATCCTCTACTAATGCTTCATGTTTTGGAATTTGTGATGGTACAGCTTCCGTAAGTCCAATAGGTGGTACTGGTTCATATACCTATTTGTGGACTCCTGATGGACAATCAACCTCCTCCATTGCAGGTTTATGCTCCGATTCTTATAATGTTCAAGTAACAGATATTAATGGCTGTGTTGCAACTCAAAGTTTCAACATTACAGAACCTCTTGAAATTACTGCTACATCAACGTCTAACATAGCCACATGTGGAATTTGCGATGGAAGCGCAACAGTTTTCCCGGTGGGTGGTGTAGGTGGCCCCTTTACATTTTTATGGGATGATCCAGCTCAACAAACAACAGCTACTGCAACTAATCTTTGTGCTGGCTTATATAATGTAACAATCACTGATGCTTCTTTATGTTCAATTCTTTTTTCTGTTGCAGTAAGCAATAACGGAGGCCCTTTAACCTCACATGTTTTTACTGATGCACTTTGCTTTGGAGCATGCAACGGAACAGCAACTGTTACTGCTTCTGGGCCAAATAATCCTTTTTCTTATAATTGGACTCCTGGCTCAAATACTTCACCTTCTGCAATAAATTTATGTGCTGGAATTCATTTTGTACAAGTTGCAGATACACTAGGATGTATTACTTTTGAGACAATCACTATTGGAGAACCCGAGCCTGTTCAGGGTAATCCCATTATAAATAATGTTAGCTGTCAAGGTGTATGTGATGGAGCAATCCTTCTTAATACATCGGGTGGAAATGGAAGTTACAATTATACCTGGTCAGGAGGCCTAAGCAATAGTGCTTCTCAATCTGGTTTGTGTATTGGGACTTATACTGTTCAAATAGAAGATGGAAATAATTGCATAGGAAATGAATCTATTTTAATTCAGGTTCCTGGCCCTCTTCAAGTTAGTGGAACCAATACAAATGTTTCCTGCAACGGGTATATGAATGGTACAGCAACAGTAAATATTACCGGAGGAACATCCCCTTATTCTGTTACATGGTCAACTGGTCCTGTGGTTATTACATCGGGAATAGCTACTGTTTCTGGTTTAGCTCCCGGGACCTATTCTGCACAAGTTGTTGATGCAAACGGATGTAATGGAGCCTTTTCCTATACAATTACAGAACCCTCTATTATTACTGTAAATTCAACTATAACTCAAATTACCTGCAATGGTTCATGCAACGGTAGTATTTCAATTGTAAATTCAGGAGGAACAGGGCCTTATACAATTAACTGGTCAACCGGATTTTCAGGAAATACCCTAAGTAATCTGTGCCCTGGATTATATAATGTAACTGTTACAGATGCTAGTGGTTGTTCAAGAGTAAGTAGTTTTAATATTACTCAGCCAAATATACTTACTGCTTCGGCCGGAGGGTCAAATGTTAGTTGTTATGGAGCTTGTAATGGAACAGGTTTAATTACCCCAACAGGAGGCACTGCACCCTATTTTTACCTTTGGTCTCCTGGGGGTTATACATCTGAAAATCCATCTGGTTTATGTGCAGGTAATTATTCAATTATTGTTACAGATGCAAATGGTTGCAATTATAATACAGCACTTACCTTAACGCAACCAGCTGCCATTACCGATAATTTTACCGTTACCAGCCCCCCTTGCAATATTTGTAATGGAGAAGCCACAGTTAGCCCATTAGGGGGAAGTGGTGCTCCTTATGATATAAGCTGGAGTAATTCAGATATAGGAAATACAGCAGTAAATTTATGTGCTGGTTTATACACAGTTAATATAACTGATAATTCCGGTTGTATGCAAAACTTTACGGTTCCTGTAAGTAATGAAAATGGACCTGTTGTTATTGCTACCTCAAATAATGCCAGTTGCAATACAAACTGTGATGGTAGTTCTACCCTTTCTGTTTCCGGTGGAACTCCCGGCTATACTTATTCATGGACATCCAACCCTAGCACTTCAGAGAATGCAATAGGATTATGTGCAGGAACTTATTATGCAACTGTAACAGATATTGTTGGTTGCATAACAATTAATACAGTTATTATTTCAGAATCAACAATAATTCAAGCGAATGCTTCCTCCATATCTGCTGATTGTGGAGTATGTGATGGATCAGCAGGAGTAAACCCTATTGGTGGTGTAGGTCCTTACAGTTATATATGGAGTAACAATGAAACTTCATCGTCCATTGCAGGTCTTTGTGCAGGCTTATATTCAGTGCTTATTACTGATGCAAATGGATGTTCTATAACAGAAAATATTGCTGTAACTAATTCTAATGGTCCAACAGGGGCTTCTCAAACAACAACTAATGTTTCTTGTTATGGATCATTGGATGGGGGAGTCACAATATTTCCATCTGGAGGAACAACACCTTATTATTATTCATGGACTCCGGGAGGTTATACATCAAACACAATTTCTAATGCTTCTGCTGGTGTTTATAATGTTCAGGTAATGGATGCAAATAGTTGCATAATGAATGTTACTGTTACTATAAATGGACCTTCTGAAATTATAGCTAATCCCAGTTTTATAGAACCTGATTGTGGTGATACAAATGGAGAAATTACCTTAACCCCAACAGGAGGAGCAGCACCATATACATATCTTTGGGCAATTGGTGGCCAATCTACTCCTACTATTACAGGCTTAGGAGCAGCTTTATATCCGGTTACAATTACAGATGCGATGAGTTGTTCAAAAAATGACACAATTGCCCTTAGTAATACGAATGGTCCAGTATTGGTTATTTCATCTTCTAATACTACATGTAACGGAAGTTGCAACGGTTCTGCCTCTGTTGCTGTTAGCAATGGCTCAGGTGATTATTCAATTGTTTGGAGTAATGGAATTGCATCAAATAGTATTTCATCACTTTGTCCAGGAAACTATATTGTAACTGTAACCGATAATGTTTTGGGATGTATAAGTTTTGCAACGGCTACCATTACACAACCTGCTTCAATTATTTTTGGATTTTCTTCAACTACCGGTGTTTCTTGTGAATCAGGTTGCGATGGAACTGCAGTAGTTTTTCCTACAGGGGGAATTCTTCCTTATAGTTACAGCTGGAATTTTGGTTCGCAAATTACACAAACAGCAACAGGGTTATGTGTAGGAAGCAATATTGTTTCTGTTACTGATGCTAATGGATGTACTGCCGGACAAACGGTAGTAATAAACACTAAACCCCCAATACTTATAACAGCTTCAACTACAAATGCAAACTGCGGGGAATGTGATGGATCAGCTGTTATTGATGTGTCAGGTGGAACTGGCCCTTATACCTATTTATGGTCAAATAATAATACAACAATTACTTCTATAGACTTATGTTCTGGGGTTTATTCTGTTCAAGTAACAGATGCCATTGGTTGTTCAGAATCAATAAATGTAAATATCAGTGATAACGGTGGACCAACGGGCGAAAACAGTAATGTAACTGATGTAAGTTGTTTTGGTTTATCTGATGGTTCAGCGGTTGTAAACCCTGTGGGAGGTGTTTCTCCTTATAGCTATTTATGGATTCCAGGTGCACAAACAACAAATACAATAAGCGCTGCATCAGCAGGAAATTATTCACTGGAAATTACTGATGCAAATGGATGTAAGCGTGTTGCCTCTGTTGATATTTTACAACCATCTCAAATTAGTGTAAATAGTTTCATAACCAATAGTTCTTGTACTGTGTGTAATGGCTCTATAAATCTGATTGTGTCTGGCGGAGCGGGTGGATATACTTATAATTGGACATCAGGAGGACAAACAACATCTTCGCTTACAGGCCTATGTGCTGGTTTATATAATGTAATTATTTCAGATGCTAATGGTTGCTCTGAATCTTTGAATATTGCTGTATCCAATACAAATGGCCCTACTGCAAGTATAACTTCCACGGCTGTAAATTGCTTCGGTGTTTGCGATGGATCTGCTACGGTTTTGGCTAGCGGAGGCTCCGGAACCTATAATTATTTGTGGACTCCGGGAGCTTTCAATGCTTCAACTGCGATTAACCTTTGTGCAGGAACTTATTTTGTAGAGGTTCAGGATGCTGTGTCAGGTTGTATAACATTTATGTCAACTTCATTGACAAATCCTAATCAATTATCCTTAAGTTCTCCCAATGTTATAAATGTAAGCTGTGGTGGAATCTGTGATGGACAGGCAACAATAATTGCAAGCGGCGGGGTTTTGCCATACAGCTACAATTGGGGGTCAGGATCTAACACTAATCTTTGTGCAGGTTCTTATCCTGTAACAGTTACAGATTTTAACGGTTGCACAGCATCACAAAATTTAACCATTAATGAACCTGTTCCAATTGTAATTAATTTAACCACAATTATTGACCCTACTTGTAGTAATGTGAATAATGGTTCTATCAATGTAACAATTACAGGAGGCTCTACCCCTTATATATTTGAATGGGGTGGAAGTTCAAACTCTACATTAGAAGATATCAATGATCTTTTTGAAGGTTCATATTCTCTTTCAGTTACCGATCAGATGGGTTGTAAAAAAGATACACTTATAATGCTTAACCCTTTATTGCAAGTCTCTGCCCTTGCATTATCAGATACTACATATTGTGTTGGTAGGGGGCCGGTATTTTTAACAGGAAGGGGAGGAAGCACTTTTACCTGGTATACCTTGCCTGATAGGATCCAAGTAAGTAAGGATAGCATTTTCCAGGTTAATCCTTCAGCTGGTGTTCATCAATATTTACTTGCTGCGGAAGTTGGTCAGTGCGTTGCTTTTGATACAGTAACTGTAACAGTAAATGCATCTCCTGAGGTAAATGCTGGATTAGATGCCTCGATTATTGCCGGAACCAGTTTAACAATTGGTGGCTCTCCGACCTCTTCACCAGGAAACACTTATTTATGGAGTCCATCTGAAAGTCTTGATAATGCTCTTATTGCAAATCCATCTGTTACTCCTGCAAATTCAGCAATTTATCATATAACTGTAACTGATCAGAATGGTTGCGTCAGTAATGATTCGGTTTTGGTAAGTGTAATACCTAAAATTATTGTTACAAATGGAATTACTCCTAATGGTGATGGATTAAATGATACCTGGATAATTGATAACATTCAATTCTTCCCGGAATCAATAGTTGAGGTTTACAATCGATGGGGTGAAATGCTGTTTCGTTCAAATCCTGGTTATACAAATCCATGGAATGGAACTTACAATGGGGGAGGAGTTCCTGTTGGAACTTACTATTATGTTATTAATCTTCACGATGACCGATTTGAACCATTAACAGGTCCAATCACAATAATGAGATAA